A portion of the Vicinamibacteria bacterium genome contains these proteins:
- a CDS encoding DUF4442 domain-containing protein, giving the protein MSFNPKSEALRRRMLTPWRFRFYLWTTLPLAAGAGLRLRELDGSSCTVFLPGGWRTQNPFRSTYFAAQAMAAELSTGAPAAVLVAGASASVSMLVRGISAVFTQKIVGGSLFTFSDVAGMGTAIERSAGGGAGETYVARATGRTPEGTLAAEFEITWSFKRRG; this is encoded by the coding sequence GTGAGCTTCAACCCGAAGTCGGAGGCCCTGCGTCGCCGAATGCTCACGCCCTGGCGCTTCCGCTTCTACCTCTGGACGACCCTCCCCCTGGCCGCGGGGGCGGGGCTGCGCCTGCGCGAGCTGGACGGATCCTCCTGCACGGTCTTTCTGCCCGGGGGCTGGCGGACCCAAAACCCGTTCCGGTCCACATATTTCGCCGCCCAGGCCATGGCCGCGGAGTTGTCCACGGGCGCCCCCGCCGCCGTCCTGGTCGCGGGGGCGTCCGCGTCGGTCTCCATGCTCGTGCGCGGGATCTCCGCCGTTTTCACCCAGAAGATCGTAGGGGGATCGCTCTTCACGTTCTCGGACGTGGCCGGCATGGGAACGGCGATCGAACGGTCGGCCGGGGGGGGCGCGGGCGAGACCTACGTGGCCCGCGCCACCGGCCGCACCCCGGAGGGGACCTTGGCGGCGGAGTTCGAGATCACGTGGTCCTTCAAGCGCCGGGGCTAG
- a CDS encoding molybdenum cofactor guanylyltransferase, protein MVLQAPGLEGAIGFVVAGGQSRRMGRDKALLAWGPGTLLDDALARLGQVVVDVRILAGSQPAYLDRGRPVLADALEGGGSLGGIYTGLLQLERTPGLFLGVDLPFVPVLLLARLLELAPGWDAVVPVSPGGPEPLCAAYAPACREPILRRLQQGQLKMTAFWPDVRVREVGPSELQAYGDPGLMFRNLNTPEDYEEAARRFRAP, encoded by the coding sequence GTGGTCCTTCAAGCGCCGGGGCTAGAGGGCGCCATCGGCTTCGTGGTGGCCGGCGGCCAGAGCCGCCGGATGGGCAGGGACAAGGCCCTGCTCGCCTGGGGACCAGGGACGCTCCTGGACGACGCCCTGGCCCGTCTCGGTCAGGTCGTGGTCGACGTGCGCATTCTCGCCGGGTCGCAGCCCGCCTACCTCGACCGCGGCCGGCCCGTGCTCGCGGACGCCCTCGAAGGGGGGGGCTCCCTGGGCGGCATCTACACCGGCCTGCTGCAGCTGGAGCGCACCCCCGGCCTCTTCCTCGGGGTGGACCTGCCCTTCGTCCCCGTCCTCCTGCTGGCCCGGCTGCTGGAACTGGCCCCCGGCTGGGATGCCGTCGTCCCCGTCTCCCCCGGCGGACCGGAGCCCCTGTGCGCGGCCTACGCGCCGGCCTGCCGGGAGCCGATCCTCCGTCGGCTCCAGCAAGGGCAGCTCAAGATGACCGCCTTCTGGCCGGACGTCCGCGTGCGGGAGGTGGGCCCCTCCGAGCTCCAGGCTTACGGAGATCCCGGCCTCATGTTCCGGAACTTGAATACGCCCGAGGACTACGAGGAGGCGGCCCGCCGCTTCAGGGCACCGTGA
- a CDS encoding CDP-alcohol phosphatidyltransferase family protein: MLSERIGATFARPVEGVVRAFAWVSPDVLTITGLALNGVACACFAFAGGKEYTTPALLRTGGLVALLASIFDMIDGRVARRRGRGTKFGAYLDSTMDRYSDMVLYMGLMILYARLNRTPFMVLVWVAAFGSFMTSYARARAESLIPRCTVGFLERPERIVLLIIGALTNRIAAVLWVIAILSNLTAVQRVVYTYVELKRGWGGAGPERGPGKDA; the protein is encoded by the coding sequence ATGCTGTCGGAGAGGATCGGAGCGACCTTCGCGCGCCCGGTGGAGGGCGTGGTGCGGGCCTTCGCCTGGGTGAGCCCGGATGTGCTCACCATCACGGGGCTGGCCCTAAACGGGGTGGCTTGCGCCTGCTTCGCCTTTGCGGGGGGAAAGGAGTACACGACCCCCGCCCTGCTGCGCACGGGGGGGCTGGTGGCCCTCCTGGCCAGCATCTTCGACATGATCGACGGGCGGGTGGCCCGCCGCCGCGGCCGGGGAACCAAGTTCGGGGCCTACCTCGACTCCACCATGGACCGCTACTCCGACATGGTGCTCTACATGGGCCTCATGATCCTCTACGCCCGCTTGAACCGGACGCCGTTCATGGTGCTCGTCTGGGTGGCCGCCTTCGGGAGCTTCATGACCTCCTACGCGCGGGCGCGCGCGGAGAGCCTGATCCCGCGCTGCACGGTGGGTTTCCTCGAGCGTCCGGAGCGGATCGTGCTCCTGATCATCGGCGCCCTCACCAACCGCATCGCGGCCGTCCTCTGGGTCATCGCCATCCTCTCCAACCTGACCGCGGTGCAACGCGTGGTCTACACCTATGTGGAGCTGAAGAGGGGCTGGGGGGGCGCGGGCCCGGAGCGGGGTCCGGGAAAGGACGCGTGA